A stretch of the Panicum virgatum strain AP13 chromosome 9N, P.virgatum_v5, whole genome shotgun sequence genome encodes the following:
- the LOC120690547 gene encoding histone-lysine N-methyltransferase EZ3-like isoform X4 — translation MVSSSKASDSSSQRSKRPDQGMGRDAAAAASLVAIHGKLMQLVRQIQSERLAYIKEKVEVNRKTLQRHTCALFDVAAAAEVSSRGTEGGNALSRRAAELQSRPVESDLATGMGERDVVIVQEENPAAGTLVLSGSGGAAHMTVVRFVKLPSIDRIPPYTTWIFLDKNQRMADDQSVGRRRIYYDPVGNEALICSDSDDEIPEAEEEKHFFTEGEDQLIWKATQEHGLNREVVNVLCQFIDATPSEIEERSEVLFEKNEKFSGSSDKIQSQLSLDKTMDAIMDSFDNLFCRRCLVFDCRLHGCSQNLVFPCEKQPYSFEPDENKEPCGDHCCLRFPQKREGFQDMHDDGLGRCATYTTESRTVSHKVDVNILSESEDSNREEDNIMSMAFVGTSGSNIISSASAEKSTTPPSADTSETENVSSDLPLSNLGKHKISKHGSRYRERSPGKRQKVFTSDVSFASNILNKLSIPEIRDTRLEPRESGGDKLRILDESTKKRSNKDICGGSTTSTTANVGTDSNKLSSRKNFLEHSLSRWSSLERDLYLKGIEIFGKNSCLIARNLLSGLKTCTEVANYMYNNGATMAKRPLLSKSTLGDFTETEQAYMEQDMATRTRIYRRRGRNRKLKYTWKSAGHPTVRKRIGDGKQWYTQYNPCGCQQMCGKDCPCVENGTCCEKYCGNCWVSCGDGSLGEPPSRGDGYQCGNMKLLLKQQQRILLGRSDIAGWGAFIKNPVNKNDYLGEYTGELISHKEADKRGKIYDRANSSFLFDLNDQYVLDAYRKGDKLKFANHSSNPNCYAKVMLVAGDHRVGIYAKEHIEASEELFYDYRYGPDQAPAWARRPDGSKKDEASVSHHRAHKVAR, via the exons ATGGTGTCGTCGTCAAAGGCCTCCGACTCCTCCTCCCAGCGCTCTAAG CGGCCGGATCAGGGGATGGgcagggacgccgccgccgccgcctccttagTCGCGATCCACGGGAAGCTGATGCAGCTGGTACGCCAAATCCAGTCCGAGCGCCTCGCGTACATCAAG GAGAAAGTGGAGGTAAACAGGAAGACGCTGCAGAGGCACACCTGCGCGCTGTTcgacgtggccgcggcggcggaggtatCTTCCAGGGGCACCGAGGGCGGGAACGCGCTGtcgcggcgcgcagcggagtTACAGTCCAGGCCAGTCGAGTCGGACCTGGCGACCGGGATGGGGGAGCGGGACGTGGTGATCGTGCAGGAGGAGAACCCGGCGGCCGGGACGCTCGTGCTCTCCGGTTCCGGCGGTGCCGCACATATGACAGTCGTACGGTTCGTGAAGCTGCCGTCGATTGACAGGATTCCTCCGTACACCACTTGGATCTTCCTGGACAA AAACCAAAGAATGGCTGATGATCAGTCAGTTGGTAGGAGAAGAATCTACTATGATCCTGTCGGAAATGAGGCTCTGATCTGCAGTGACAGCGATGATGAAATTCCAGAAGCAGAGGAAGAGAAACACTTTTTCACTGAGGGCGAAGACCAATTGATATG GAAAGCTACTCAGGAGCATGGCTTAAACCGAGAGGTTGTAAATGTTCTCTGCCAGTTTATTGATGCAACACCGTCAGAAATTGAG GAAAGATCTGAAGTCCTATTTGAGAAAAATGAGAAGTTCTCTGGATCTTCTGATAAGATACAGAGCCAACTTTCTCTTGACAAAACTATGGATGCCATTATGGATTCTTTTGATAATCTCTTCTGCCGCAGATGCTTG GTTTTTGACTGCCGTCTCCATGGTTGCTCTCAGAATTTGGTATTCCCA TGTGAGAAGCAACCCTACAGCTTTGAACCTGATGAAAACAAGGAGCCATGTGGTGATCACTGCTGCCTTCGA TTTCCCCAGAAGAGAGAAGGATTTCAAGATATGCATGATGATGGTCTAGGTCGCTGTGCAACATATACTACGGAATCAAGAACTGTCTCACACAAAGTTGATGTTAACATCTTGTCTGAATCTGAAGATTCGAACCGAGAGGAAGACAACATTATGTCCATGGCATTTGTTGGAACTAGTGGATCAAATATAATTTCTTCTGCTAGTGCGGAAAAAAGCACTACACCACCTTCTGCTGATACCTCTGAAACAGAAAATGTATCCTCTGATTTGCCTCTCAGTAATTTAGGGAAGCACAAGATTTCGAAACATGGATCCAGGTATAGGGAGCGTTCTCCTGGCAAAAGGCAGAAGGTTTTCACTTCTGATGTTTCATTTGCAAGCAATATACTTAATAAACTTTCCATTCCGGAGATTCGTGACACAAGGCTAGAACCTAGAGAATCTGGAGGTGATAAACTACGAATCCTTGATGAGTCCACTAAGAAGAGATCAAACAAAGATATCTGTGGGGGAAGCACAACTAGTACTACTGCAAATGTGGGAACCGACAGTAATAAATTATCTTCAAGAAAGAATTTCTTGGAGCACAGTCTTTCTCGTTGGAGTTCCTTGGAGCGAGATCTATACTTGAAGGGCATAGAGATATTTGGAAAGAATAG TTGTCTCATAGCAAGAAACCTACTATCTGGCCTCAAGACCTGCACGGAAGTGGCCAACTACATGTATAACAATGGTGCAACGATGGCAAAGAGACCTCTCTTGAGTAAATCCACCTTGGGTGACTTTACAGAAACCGAACAAGCCTACATG GAGCAAGACATGGCTACCAGAACAAGAATCTACCGTCGGAGGGGCCGAAATCGAAAGCTGAAATATACTTGGAAGTCTGCTGGGCATCCAACTGTTAGAAAAAGAATTGGTGATGGGAAGCAATGGTACACACAATATAACCCGTGTGGGTGCCAGCAAATGTGTGGCAAAGATTGCCCCTGCGTGGAAAATGGAACTTGCTGTGAGAAGTACTGTGG GAACTGCTGGGTGAG CTGTGGAGATGGTTCATTAGGTGAGCCACCTTCAAGGGGCGATGGTTATCAGTGTGGAAATATGAAACTCCTCTTGAAACAACAGCAAAGG ATTTTGTTAGGAAGATCTGATATTGCAGGTTGGGGTGCATTCATTAAG AACCCTGTAAATAAAAATGATTATCTTGGAGAATATACGGGCGAATTGATCTCTCACAAGGAAGCAGACAAGCGTGGGAAAATATATGACCGGGCAAACTCGTCATTTCTGTTTGATTTAAATGATCAG TATGTATTGGATGCTTATCGCAAGGGGGACAAATTGAAGTTTGCAAACCACTCTTCTAACCCCAATTGCTATGCAAAG GTGATGCTGGTGGCTGGCGACCATCGTGTTGGTATCTATGCAAAAGAACATATTGAGGCTAGCGAGGAACTCTTTTATGATTATCGTTACGGGCCTGACCAGGCTCCAGCCTGGGCTAGGAGGCCAGACGGATCAAAGAAGGACGAAGCATCTGTCTCTCACCATCGAGCACATAAAGTTGCTCGATAG
- the LOC120690547 gene encoding histone-lysine N-methyltransferase EZ3-like isoform X2, with translation MVSSSKASDSSSQRSKRPDQGMGRDAAAAASLVAIHGKLMQLVRQIQSERLAYIKEKVEVNRKTLQRHTCALFDVAAAAEVSSRGTEGGNALSRRAAELQSRPVESDLATGMGERDVVIVQEENPAAGTLVLSGSGGAAHMTVVRFVKLPSIDRIPPYTTWIFLDKNQRMADDQSVGRRRIYYDPVGNEALICSDSDDEIPEAEEEKHFFTEGEDQLIWKATQEHGLNREVVNVLCQFIDATPSEIEERSEVLFEKNEKFSGSSDKIQSQLSLDKTMDAIMDSFDNLFCRRCLVFDCRLHGCSQNLVFPCEKQPYSFEPDENKEPCGDHCCLRKREGFQDMHDDGLGRCATYTTESRTVSHKVDVNILSESEDSNREEDNIMSMAFVGTSGSNIISSASAEKSTTPPSADTSETENVSSDLPLSNLGKHKISKHGSRYRERSPGKRQKVFTSDVSFASNILNKLSIPEIRDTRLEPRESGGDKLRILDESTKKRSNKDICGGSTTSTTANVGTDSNKLSSRKNFLEHSLSRWSSLERDLYLKGIEIFGKNSCLIARNLLSGLKTCTEVANYMYNNGATMAKRPLLSKSTLGDFTETEQAYMEQDMATRTRIYRRRGRNRKLKYTWKSAGHPTVRKRIGDGKQWYTQYNPCGCQQMCGKDCPCVENGTCCEKYCGCSKSCKNKFRGCHCAKSQCRSRQCPCFAANRECDPDVCRNCWVSCGDGSLGEPPSRGDGYQCGNMKLLLKQQQRILLGRSDIAGWGAFIKNPVNKNDYLGEYTGELISHKEADKRGKIYDRANSSFLFDLNDQYVLDAYRKGDKLKFANHSSNPNCYAKVMLVAGDHRVGIYAKEHIEASEELFYDYRYGPDQAPAWARRPDGSKKDEASVSHHRAHKVAR, from the exons ATGGTGTCGTCGTCAAAGGCCTCCGACTCCTCCTCCCAGCGCTCTAAG CGGCCGGATCAGGGGATGGgcagggacgccgccgccgccgcctccttagTCGCGATCCACGGGAAGCTGATGCAGCTGGTACGCCAAATCCAGTCCGAGCGCCTCGCGTACATCAAG GAGAAAGTGGAGGTAAACAGGAAGACGCTGCAGAGGCACACCTGCGCGCTGTTcgacgtggccgcggcggcggaggtatCTTCCAGGGGCACCGAGGGCGGGAACGCGCTGtcgcggcgcgcagcggagtTACAGTCCAGGCCAGTCGAGTCGGACCTGGCGACCGGGATGGGGGAGCGGGACGTGGTGATCGTGCAGGAGGAGAACCCGGCGGCCGGGACGCTCGTGCTCTCCGGTTCCGGCGGTGCCGCACATATGACAGTCGTACGGTTCGTGAAGCTGCCGTCGATTGACAGGATTCCTCCGTACACCACTTGGATCTTCCTGGACAA AAACCAAAGAATGGCTGATGATCAGTCAGTTGGTAGGAGAAGAATCTACTATGATCCTGTCGGAAATGAGGCTCTGATCTGCAGTGACAGCGATGATGAAATTCCAGAAGCAGAGGAAGAGAAACACTTTTTCACTGAGGGCGAAGACCAATTGATATG GAAAGCTACTCAGGAGCATGGCTTAAACCGAGAGGTTGTAAATGTTCTCTGCCAGTTTATTGATGCAACACCGTCAGAAATTGAG GAAAGATCTGAAGTCCTATTTGAGAAAAATGAGAAGTTCTCTGGATCTTCTGATAAGATACAGAGCCAACTTTCTCTTGACAAAACTATGGATGCCATTATGGATTCTTTTGATAATCTCTTCTGCCGCAGATGCTTG GTTTTTGACTGCCGTCTCCATGGTTGCTCTCAGAATTTGGTATTCCCA TGTGAGAAGCAACCCTACAGCTTTGAACCTGATGAAAACAAGGAGCCATGTGGTGATCACTGCTGCCTTCGA AAGAGAGAAGGATTTCAAGATATGCATGATGATGGTCTAGGTCGCTGTGCAACATATACTACGGAATCAAGAACTGTCTCACACAAAGTTGATGTTAACATCTTGTCTGAATCTGAAGATTCGAACCGAGAGGAAGACAACATTATGTCCATGGCATTTGTTGGAACTAGTGGATCAAATATAATTTCTTCTGCTAGTGCGGAAAAAAGCACTACACCACCTTCTGCTGATACCTCTGAAACAGAAAATGTATCCTCTGATTTGCCTCTCAGTAATTTAGGGAAGCACAAGATTTCGAAACATGGATCCAGGTATAGGGAGCGTTCTCCTGGCAAAAGGCAGAAGGTTTTCACTTCTGATGTTTCATTTGCAAGCAATATACTTAATAAACTTTCCATTCCGGAGATTCGTGACACAAGGCTAGAACCTAGAGAATCTGGAGGTGATAAACTACGAATCCTTGATGAGTCCACTAAGAAGAGATCAAACAAAGATATCTGTGGGGGAAGCACAACTAGTACTACTGCAAATGTGGGAACCGACAGTAATAAATTATCTTCAAGAAAGAATTTCTTGGAGCACAGTCTTTCTCGTTGGAGTTCCTTGGAGCGAGATCTATACTTGAAGGGCATAGAGATATTTGGAAAGAATAG TTGTCTCATAGCAAGAAACCTACTATCTGGCCTCAAGACCTGCACGGAAGTGGCCAACTACATGTATAACAATGGTGCAACGATGGCAAAGAGACCTCTCTTGAGTAAATCCACCTTGGGTGACTTTACAGAAACCGAACAAGCCTACATG GAGCAAGACATGGCTACCAGAACAAGAATCTACCGTCGGAGGGGCCGAAATCGAAAGCTGAAATATACTTGGAAGTCTGCTGGGCATCCAACTGTTAGAAAAAGAATTGGTGATGGGAAGCAATGGTACACACAATATAACCCGTGTGGGTGCCAGCAAATGTGTGGCAAAGATTGCCCCTGCGTGGAAAATGGAACTTGCTGTGAGAAGTACTGTGG GTGTTCGAAGAGCTGCAAAAACAAGTTTAGAGGCTGCCATTGTGCAAAAAGTCAATGCAGAAGCAGACAGTGCCCCTGTTTTGCTGCCAATCGTGAATGTGATCCTGATGTTTGCAGGAACTGCTGGGTGAG CTGTGGAGATGGTTCATTAGGTGAGCCACCTTCAAGGGGCGATGGTTATCAGTGTGGAAATATGAAACTCCTCTTGAAACAACAGCAAAGG ATTTTGTTAGGAAGATCTGATATTGCAGGTTGGGGTGCATTCATTAAG AACCCTGTAAATAAAAATGATTATCTTGGAGAATATACGGGCGAATTGATCTCTCACAAGGAAGCAGACAAGCGTGGGAAAATATATGACCGGGCAAACTCGTCATTTCTGTTTGATTTAAATGATCAG TATGTATTGGATGCTTATCGCAAGGGGGACAAATTGAAGTTTGCAAACCACTCTTCTAACCCCAATTGCTATGCAAAG GTGATGCTGGTGGCTGGCGACCATCGTGTTGGTATCTATGCAAAAGAACATATTGAGGCTAGCGAGGAACTCTTTTATGATTATCGTTACGGGCCTGACCAGGCTCCAGCCTGGGCTAGGAGGCCAGACGGATCAAAGAAGGACGAAGCATCTGTCTCTCACCATCGAGCACATAAAGTTGCTCGATAG
- the LOC120690547 gene encoding histone-lysine N-methyltransferase EZ3-like isoform X1 produces the protein MVSSSKASDSSSQRSKRPDQGMGRDAAAAASLVAIHGKLMQLVRQIQSERLAYIKEKVEVNRKTLQRHTCALFDVAAAAEVSSRGTEGGNALSRRAAELQSRPVESDLATGMGERDVVIVQEENPAAGTLVLSGSGGAAHMTVVRFVKLPSIDRIPPYTTWIFLDKNQRMADDQSVGRRRIYYDPVGNEALICSDSDDEIPEAEEEKHFFTEGEDQLIWKATQEHGLNREVVNVLCQFIDATPSEIEERSEVLFEKNEKFSGSSDKIQSQLSLDKTMDAIMDSFDNLFCRRCLVFDCRLHGCSQNLVFPCEKQPYSFEPDENKEPCGDHCCLRFPQKREGFQDMHDDGLGRCATYTTESRTVSHKVDVNILSESEDSNREEDNIMSMAFVGTSGSNIISSASAEKSTTPPSADTSETENVSSDLPLSNLGKHKISKHGSRYRERSPGKRQKVFTSDVSFASNILNKLSIPEIRDTRLEPRESGGDKLRILDESTKKRSNKDICGGSTTSTTANVGTDSNKLSSRKNFLEHSLSRWSSLERDLYLKGIEIFGKNSCLIARNLLSGLKTCTEVANYMYNNGATMAKRPLLSKSTLGDFTETEQAYMEQDMATRTRIYRRRGRNRKLKYTWKSAGHPTVRKRIGDGKQWYTQYNPCGCQQMCGKDCPCVENGTCCEKYCGCSKSCKNKFRGCHCAKSQCRSRQCPCFAANRECDPDVCRNCWVSCGDGSLGEPPSRGDGYQCGNMKLLLKQQQRILLGRSDIAGWGAFIKNPVNKNDYLGEYTGELISHKEADKRGKIYDRANSSFLFDLNDQYVLDAYRKGDKLKFANHSSNPNCYAKVMLVAGDHRVGIYAKEHIEASEELFYDYRYGPDQAPAWARRPDGSKKDEASVSHHRAHKVAR, from the exons ATGGTGTCGTCGTCAAAGGCCTCCGACTCCTCCTCCCAGCGCTCTAAG CGGCCGGATCAGGGGATGGgcagggacgccgccgccgccgcctccttagTCGCGATCCACGGGAAGCTGATGCAGCTGGTACGCCAAATCCAGTCCGAGCGCCTCGCGTACATCAAG GAGAAAGTGGAGGTAAACAGGAAGACGCTGCAGAGGCACACCTGCGCGCTGTTcgacgtggccgcggcggcggaggtatCTTCCAGGGGCACCGAGGGCGGGAACGCGCTGtcgcggcgcgcagcggagtTACAGTCCAGGCCAGTCGAGTCGGACCTGGCGACCGGGATGGGGGAGCGGGACGTGGTGATCGTGCAGGAGGAGAACCCGGCGGCCGGGACGCTCGTGCTCTCCGGTTCCGGCGGTGCCGCACATATGACAGTCGTACGGTTCGTGAAGCTGCCGTCGATTGACAGGATTCCTCCGTACACCACTTGGATCTTCCTGGACAA AAACCAAAGAATGGCTGATGATCAGTCAGTTGGTAGGAGAAGAATCTACTATGATCCTGTCGGAAATGAGGCTCTGATCTGCAGTGACAGCGATGATGAAATTCCAGAAGCAGAGGAAGAGAAACACTTTTTCACTGAGGGCGAAGACCAATTGATATG GAAAGCTACTCAGGAGCATGGCTTAAACCGAGAGGTTGTAAATGTTCTCTGCCAGTTTATTGATGCAACACCGTCAGAAATTGAG GAAAGATCTGAAGTCCTATTTGAGAAAAATGAGAAGTTCTCTGGATCTTCTGATAAGATACAGAGCCAACTTTCTCTTGACAAAACTATGGATGCCATTATGGATTCTTTTGATAATCTCTTCTGCCGCAGATGCTTG GTTTTTGACTGCCGTCTCCATGGTTGCTCTCAGAATTTGGTATTCCCA TGTGAGAAGCAACCCTACAGCTTTGAACCTGATGAAAACAAGGAGCCATGTGGTGATCACTGCTGCCTTCGA TTTCCCCAGAAGAGAGAAGGATTTCAAGATATGCATGATGATGGTCTAGGTCGCTGTGCAACATATACTACGGAATCAAGAACTGTCTCACACAAAGTTGATGTTAACATCTTGTCTGAATCTGAAGATTCGAACCGAGAGGAAGACAACATTATGTCCATGGCATTTGTTGGAACTAGTGGATCAAATATAATTTCTTCTGCTAGTGCGGAAAAAAGCACTACACCACCTTCTGCTGATACCTCTGAAACAGAAAATGTATCCTCTGATTTGCCTCTCAGTAATTTAGGGAAGCACAAGATTTCGAAACATGGATCCAGGTATAGGGAGCGTTCTCCTGGCAAAAGGCAGAAGGTTTTCACTTCTGATGTTTCATTTGCAAGCAATATACTTAATAAACTTTCCATTCCGGAGATTCGTGACACAAGGCTAGAACCTAGAGAATCTGGAGGTGATAAACTACGAATCCTTGATGAGTCCACTAAGAAGAGATCAAACAAAGATATCTGTGGGGGAAGCACAACTAGTACTACTGCAAATGTGGGAACCGACAGTAATAAATTATCTTCAAGAAAGAATTTCTTGGAGCACAGTCTTTCTCGTTGGAGTTCCTTGGAGCGAGATCTATACTTGAAGGGCATAGAGATATTTGGAAAGAATAG TTGTCTCATAGCAAGAAACCTACTATCTGGCCTCAAGACCTGCACGGAAGTGGCCAACTACATGTATAACAATGGTGCAACGATGGCAAAGAGACCTCTCTTGAGTAAATCCACCTTGGGTGACTTTACAGAAACCGAACAAGCCTACATG GAGCAAGACATGGCTACCAGAACAAGAATCTACCGTCGGAGGGGCCGAAATCGAAAGCTGAAATATACTTGGAAGTCTGCTGGGCATCCAACTGTTAGAAAAAGAATTGGTGATGGGAAGCAATGGTACACACAATATAACCCGTGTGGGTGCCAGCAAATGTGTGGCAAAGATTGCCCCTGCGTGGAAAATGGAACTTGCTGTGAGAAGTACTGTGG GTGTTCGAAGAGCTGCAAAAACAAGTTTAGAGGCTGCCATTGTGCAAAAAGTCAATGCAGAAGCAGACAGTGCCCCTGTTTTGCTGCCAATCGTGAATGTGATCCTGATGTTTGCAGGAACTGCTGGGTGAG CTGTGGAGATGGTTCATTAGGTGAGCCACCTTCAAGGGGCGATGGTTATCAGTGTGGAAATATGAAACTCCTCTTGAAACAACAGCAAAGG ATTTTGTTAGGAAGATCTGATATTGCAGGTTGGGGTGCATTCATTAAG AACCCTGTAAATAAAAATGATTATCTTGGAGAATATACGGGCGAATTGATCTCTCACAAGGAAGCAGACAAGCGTGGGAAAATATATGACCGGGCAAACTCGTCATTTCTGTTTGATTTAAATGATCAG TATGTATTGGATGCTTATCGCAAGGGGGACAAATTGAAGTTTGCAAACCACTCTTCTAACCCCAATTGCTATGCAAAG GTGATGCTGGTGGCTGGCGACCATCGTGTTGGTATCTATGCAAAAGAACATATTGAGGCTAGCGAGGAACTCTTTTATGATTATCGTTACGGGCCTGACCAGGCTCCAGCCTGGGCTAGGAGGCCAGACGGATCAAAGAAGGACGAAGCATCTGTCTCTCACCATCGAGCACATAAAGTTGCTCGATAG
- the LOC120690547 gene encoding histone-lysine N-methyltransferase EZ3-like isoform X3, with protein MVSSSKASDSSSQRSKRPDQGMGRDAAAAASLVAIHGKLMQLVRQIQSERLAYIKEKVEVNRKTLQRHTCALFDVAAAAEVSSRGTEGGNALSRRAAELQSRPVESDLATGMGERDVVIVQEENPAAGTLVLSGSGGAAHMTVVRFVKLPSIDRIPPYTTWIFLDKNQRMADDQSVGRRRIYYDPVGNEALICSDSDDEIPEAEEEKHFFTEGEDQLIWKATQEHGLNREVVNVLCQFIDATPSEIEERSEVLFEKNEKFSGSSDKIQSQLSLDKTMDAIMDSFDNLFCRRCLVFDCRLHGCSQNLVFPCEKQPYSFEPDENKEPCGDHCCLRESRTVSHKVDVNILSESEDSNREEDNIMSMAFVGTSGSNIISSASAEKSTTPPSADTSETENVSSDLPLSNLGKHKISKHGSRYRERSPGKRQKVFTSDVSFASNILNKLSIPEIRDTRLEPRESGGDKLRILDESTKKRSNKDICGGSTTSTTANVGTDSNKLSSRKNFLEHSLSRWSSLERDLYLKGIEIFGKNSCLIARNLLSGLKTCTEVANYMYNNGATMAKRPLLSKSTLGDFTETEQAYMEQDMATRTRIYRRRGRNRKLKYTWKSAGHPTVRKRIGDGKQWYTQYNPCGCQQMCGKDCPCVENGTCCEKYCGCSKSCKNKFRGCHCAKSQCRSRQCPCFAANRECDPDVCRNCWVSCGDGSLGEPPSRGDGYQCGNMKLLLKQQQRILLGRSDIAGWGAFIKNPVNKNDYLGEYTGELISHKEADKRGKIYDRANSSFLFDLNDQYVLDAYRKGDKLKFANHSSNPNCYAKVMLVAGDHRVGIYAKEHIEASEELFYDYRYGPDQAPAWARRPDGSKKDEASVSHHRAHKVAR; from the exons ATGGTGTCGTCGTCAAAGGCCTCCGACTCCTCCTCCCAGCGCTCTAAG CGGCCGGATCAGGGGATGGgcagggacgccgccgccgccgcctccttagTCGCGATCCACGGGAAGCTGATGCAGCTGGTACGCCAAATCCAGTCCGAGCGCCTCGCGTACATCAAG GAGAAAGTGGAGGTAAACAGGAAGACGCTGCAGAGGCACACCTGCGCGCTGTTcgacgtggccgcggcggcggaggtatCTTCCAGGGGCACCGAGGGCGGGAACGCGCTGtcgcggcgcgcagcggagtTACAGTCCAGGCCAGTCGAGTCGGACCTGGCGACCGGGATGGGGGAGCGGGACGTGGTGATCGTGCAGGAGGAGAACCCGGCGGCCGGGACGCTCGTGCTCTCCGGTTCCGGCGGTGCCGCACATATGACAGTCGTACGGTTCGTGAAGCTGCCGTCGATTGACAGGATTCCTCCGTACACCACTTGGATCTTCCTGGACAA AAACCAAAGAATGGCTGATGATCAGTCAGTTGGTAGGAGAAGAATCTACTATGATCCTGTCGGAAATGAGGCTCTGATCTGCAGTGACAGCGATGATGAAATTCCAGAAGCAGAGGAAGAGAAACACTTTTTCACTGAGGGCGAAGACCAATTGATATG GAAAGCTACTCAGGAGCATGGCTTAAACCGAGAGGTTGTAAATGTTCTCTGCCAGTTTATTGATGCAACACCGTCAGAAATTGAG GAAAGATCTGAAGTCCTATTTGAGAAAAATGAGAAGTTCTCTGGATCTTCTGATAAGATACAGAGCCAACTTTCTCTTGACAAAACTATGGATGCCATTATGGATTCTTTTGATAATCTCTTCTGCCGCAGATGCTTG GTTTTTGACTGCCGTCTCCATGGTTGCTCTCAGAATTTGGTATTCCCA TGTGAGAAGCAACCCTACAGCTTTGAACCTGATGAAAACAAGGAGCCATGTGGTGATCACTGCTGCCTTCGA GAATCAAGAACTGTCTCACACAAAGTTGATGTTAACATCTTGTCTGAATCTGAAGATTCGAACCGAGAGGAAGACAACATTATGTCCATGGCATTTGTTGGAACTAGTGGATCAAATATAATTTCTTCTGCTAGTGCGGAAAAAAGCACTACACCACCTTCTGCTGATACCTCTGAAACAGAAAATGTATCCTCTGATTTGCCTCTCAGTAATTTAGGGAAGCACAAGATTTCGAAACATGGATCCAGGTATAGGGAGCGTTCTCCTGGCAAAAGGCAGAAGGTTTTCACTTCTGATGTTTCATTTGCAAGCAATATACTTAATAAACTTTCCATTCCGGAGATTCGTGACACAAGGCTAGAACCTAGAGAATCTGGAGGTGATAAACTACGAATCCTTGATGAGTCCACTAAGAAGAGATCAAACAAAGATATCTGTGGGGGAAGCACAACTAGTACTACTGCAAATGTGGGAACCGACAGTAATAAATTATCTTCAAGAAAGAATTTCTTGGAGCACAGTCTTTCTCGTTGGAGTTCCTTGGAGCGAGATCTATACTTGAAGGGCATAGAGATATTTGGAAAGAATAG TTGTCTCATAGCAAGAAACCTACTATCTGGCCTCAAGACCTGCACGGAAGTGGCCAACTACATGTATAACAATGGTGCAACGATGGCAAAGAGACCTCTCTTGAGTAAATCCACCTTGGGTGACTTTACAGAAACCGAACAAGCCTACATG GAGCAAGACATGGCTACCAGAACAAGAATCTACCGTCGGAGGGGCCGAAATCGAAAGCTGAAATATACTTGGAAGTCTGCTGGGCATCCAACTGTTAGAAAAAGAATTGGTGATGGGAAGCAATGGTACACACAATATAACCCGTGTGGGTGCCAGCAAATGTGTGGCAAAGATTGCCCCTGCGTGGAAAATGGAACTTGCTGTGAGAAGTACTGTGG GTGTTCGAAGAGCTGCAAAAACAAGTTTAGAGGCTGCCATTGTGCAAAAAGTCAATGCAGAAGCAGACAGTGCCCCTGTTTTGCTGCCAATCGTGAATGTGATCCTGATGTTTGCAGGAACTGCTGGGTGAG CTGTGGAGATGGTTCATTAGGTGAGCCACCTTCAAGGGGCGATGGTTATCAGTGTGGAAATATGAAACTCCTCTTGAAACAACAGCAAAGG ATTTTGTTAGGAAGATCTGATATTGCAGGTTGGGGTGCATTCATTAAG AACCCTGTAAATAAAAATGATTATCTTGGAGAATATACGGGCGAATTGATCTCTCACAAGGAAGCAGACAAGCGTGGGAAAATATATGACCGGGCAAACTCGTCATTTCTGTTTGATTTAAATGATCAG TATGTATTGGATGCTTATCGCAAGGGGGACAAATTGAAGTTTGCAAACCACTCTTCTAACCCCAATTGCTATGCAAAG GTGATGCTGGTGGCTGGCGACCATCGTGTTGGTATCTATGCAAAAGAACATATTGAGGCTAGCGAGGAACTCTTTTATGATTATCGTTACGGGCCTGACCAGGCTCCAGCCTGGGCTAGGAGGCCAGACGGATCAAAGAAGGACGAAGCATCTGTCTCTCACCATCGAGCACATAAAGTTGCTCGATAG